The genomic segment TTTCTACAGTAGAAGCGGCTACCAGGACTTCAGAACCGTTTGGTGCAATAACCTGTGCGTATATATGACGCGGGGTACGATGTACCACCAGGCGGGTTGCACCCAATTCCTGGAGCTTGCGGCGTGCGCGGGTCGCACGACGGATACGAGCTGCTTTCTTATCCATAGTGTTACCTTACTTCTTCTTAGCCTCTTTGGTACGCACGACTTCGTCGGCGTAACGAACACCCTTGCCTTTATAAGGCTCAGGACGACGATAGGCACGCAGATCTGCCGCAACCTGGCCAATAATCTGCTTATCAGCGCCTTTCAGCACGATTTCAGTTTGGCTCGGGCATTCTGCGGTGATACCTGCCGGCAGTTGATGGTCGATGGGGTGAGAAAAGCCCAGAGACAAATTCACCACATTACCTTTCACTGCAGCACGGTAACCTACGCCTACCAGCTGTAGCTTTTTAATGAAGCCGTCGGTCACACCAATCACCATGCCGTTCAGCAGCGCACGAGTCGTGCCTGCAAGCGCCCAACCATTGGCATGGCCTTCGCGCGGAGCAAAGGTCAGCTGGTTATCAGCATGCTGAACGTCAACAGCTTCGTGGATAGTACGAGTCAGCTCGCCGTTTTTACCCTTAATCGAAATATCCTGACCGTTGAGTTTTACCTCTACGCCGGCAGGAATGACGACGGGTGCTTTAGCAACACGAGACATTCTTTCCTCCCAATTACGCTACGTAGCAGATAATCTCGCCACCAAGACCAGCCTGGCGAGCCGCACGATCAGTCATGAGACCTTTAGAAGTAGAAACAACCGCGATACCCATGCCTGCCATCACTTTCGGTAGCGCATCTTTTTTCTTATAGATACGCAGGCCGGGGCGGCTGATACGCTGAATGCTTTCTACCACCGGCTTACCCTGGAAGTACTTAAGTACCAGTTCCAGCGTCGGCATGGTGTCGCCTTCAACTTTGTAATCTTCAATAAAGCCTTCTTCTTTCAGCAAGTTGGCAATTGCCACTTTAAGCTTGGAGGAAGGCATGGAGACCGCGGTTTTGTTCGCGGCTTGACCGTTACGGATACGGGTCAGCATATCCGCGATCGGATCTTGCATGCTCATCTGTCTTTACTCCCGTGATTCAATTGGTGACAATTTACCAGCTAGCCTTTCTCAGACCCGGGATTTCACCGCGCATAGCGGCTTCACGGACCTTGATACGGCTCAACCCGAATTTCCGCAGGAAAGCGTGCGGACGACCAGTTTGGCGGCAGCGGTTACGCTGACGAGACGGGCTGGAATCACGCGGCAGAGTCTGCAGCTTGAGAACCGCATCCCAACGTTCTTCATCGGAAGCATTCACGTCGGAGATGATGGTTTTAAGTTCAGCGCGTTTTGCGAAGAATTTATCAGCTAATTTCACGCGTTTTACTTCGCGTGCTTTCATGGATTGTTTAGCCATCAGTAACCCTACCTTACTTGCGGAATGGGAAGTTAAAGGCGGTTAACAGCGCACGGCCTTCATCATCGGATTTCGCAGTGGTGGTGATGGTAATATCCAAGCCACGAACGCGATCGACTTTGTCATAGTCGATTTCCGGGAAGATGATCTGTTCACGCACGCCCATGCTGTAGTTGCCACGGCCATCGAATGACTTGGCGGACAGGCCACGGAAGTCACGGATACGCGGTACAGCAATGGAAATCAGTCGCTCGAAGAACTCCCACATGCGTTCGCCACGCAGGGTTACTTTACAACCGATCGGATAACCCTGACGGATTTTGAAGCCAGCAACAGATTTGCGTGCTTTAGTGATAAGCGGCTTTTGGCCTGAAATCGCGGTCAAATTGGCTGTGGCGTTATCCAGCAGCTTTTTATCGGCGATTGCTTCACCCACCCCCATATTCAGGGTGATCTTCCCGACCCGAGGGACTTGCATGACAGAATGGTAGCCGAACTGTTTCATCAGTTGAGAGACTACTTCGTCTTTGTAGTAATCATGCAGTTTCGCCATCGTACTACTCCAAATTACTTAATAGTTTCGCCGTTAGATTTGAAGACACGTACTTTCTTACCGTCTTCAATCTTAAAGCCCACACGGTCCGCCTTGCTGGAAGCCGCATTGAAGATTGCAAGGTTGGAAAGATCGATTGCCGCTTCTTTCTCAACGATGCCGCCCGGCTGGTTCATGGCCGGCACTGGTTTTCGATGCTTCTTAACCAGATTGATACCTTCAACAATGGCCTTGCCGGTAGACAGGACATTTTTTACTTTACCGCGCTTACCTTTATCTTTGCCGGTCAGCACGATAACTTCGTCATCACGACGGATTTTCGCTGCCATGATTCGCTCCTTAGAGTACTTCAGGTGCCAGAGAAATGATCTTCATGAACTTTTCGGTACGCAGTTCACGAGTCACCGGCCCAAAAATACGCGTACCGATAGGTTGCTCACTGTTGTTGTTCAACAAAACACAAGCATTACCATCGAAGCGAACGACAGAACCGTCAGGGCGACGAACACCCTTCTTGGTGCGCACCACTACCGCCTTCAGGACATCACCTTTTTTTACTTTGCCACGAGGAATCGCTTCCTTGATGGTAATTTTGATAATGTCGCCGACGCCTGCGTAGCGACGGTGCGAGCCACCTAGAACCTTGATACACATTACGCGACGTGCACCGGAGTTGTCGGCCACGGTCAGCATAGTCTGTTCTTGGATCATGTTAGTGCTCCGCTAATGTCAACTACTACTTATACTTAATGACCTGAATTGGTCGTAAGAACCCCCCGCCCATAATACAGGGCGTAGCATTATAACACCGCTCCTGGTGTATGGGTAGAAAAAATAAACGGCTCAAAGGACGAGCCGTTTATCTGTTTAGAGCGCGCTTACCGTTTTACAGGATCGCTTTCTCTACAACGCGAACCAGCGTCCAGGACTTGGTCTTGGAAATCGGACGGCATTCGCTGATTTCAACGATGTCGCCAATATTGCTGTCATTGTTCTCGTCATGTACGTGGAGCTTGGTCGTACGTTTGATGAACTTGCCGTAGATCGGGTGTTTCACAAAACGTTCAATGGCCACAACGATGGATTTCTCCATTTTGTCGCTAACCACACGACCTTGCAGAGTACGGATTTGGTCACTCATTACGCACCCGCCTTCTCAGTCAATAACGTCTTCACGCGCGCAACATTGCGGCGCACCTGCTTTAACAGGTGAGTCTGCTGCAGCTGGCCGCTGGCAGCCTGCATACGCAGGTTGAATTGCTCGCGCAGCAAGTTCAGCAGTTCGGTGTTCAGCTCTTCAGCGCTTTTTTCACGCAGCTCATTTGCTTTCATTACATCACCGTCTTAGTTACAAAGGTGGTTTTAATCGGCAGTTTTGCTGCTGCCAGCTTGAAGGCTTCACGGGCAAGCTCTTCCGGAACGCCGTCCATTTCGTACAGGACTTTTCCCGGCTGAATCAAGGCAACCCAGTATTCCACGTTACCTTTACCTTTACCCATACGCACTTCAAGCGGCTTTTCGGTGATCGGTTTGTCCGGGAAAATCCGGATCCAGATCTTACCTTGACGCTTAACTGCACGTGTCATGGCACGACGTGCTGCTTCGATTTGACGAGCGGTCAAACGACCACGGCCAACAGCTTTCAGACCGAAAGTACCGAAGCTAACATCCGTACCCGCTGCCAGGCCACGGTTGCGGCCTTTGTGCATCTTACGGAATTTTGTACGCTTTGGTTGTAACATCAGCGACTCTCCTTACTTGCGGCCTTTACGCTGCTGCTTTTTAGGTTGAGCAGCCGGTTCCGGTTGTTCAACGGCAGCCATACCACCTAAGATCTCACCTTTGAAGATCCACACTTTTACGCCGATGACACCATAAGTGGTGTGCGCTTCGGAGGTGTTGTAGTCGATATCCGCACGCAGGGTGTGCAACGGAACACGACCTTCACGGTACCATTCAGTACGCGCGATTTCAGCGCCGCCCAGACGGCCGCTGACTTCAACCTTGATCCCCTTGGCGCCAAGACGCATGGCGTTCTGCACGGCACGTTTCATCGCGCGACGGAACATAACACGGCGTTCCAGCTGCGAAGAGATGCTGTCGGCAACCAGTTTGGCGTCCAGTTCCGGCTTACGGACTTCGGCGATGTTAATCTGCGCCGGGACTCCAGCGATATCCGCTACCACCTTACGCAGTTTTTCGACGTCTTCGCCTTTCTTGCCGATCACGATGCCCGGACGAGCGGTGTGAATGGTCGCACGGATGCTCTTGGCCGGACGCTCGATCACCACGCGGGAAACCGAAGCTTTCGACAATTCCTTGGTCAGGAACTGACGAACTTTAAAGTCGCTGTCCAGGTTGTCAGCGAATTCTTTAGTATTCGCATACCAGGTAGAGTTCCAGGGTTTGACGATACCCAGGCGAATACCATTAGGATGTACTTTCTGACCCATTGCTAGTCTCCAGAGTCTCAGCGATCGGACACAACCACAGTAATGTGGCTGGTGCGCTTCAGGATACGATCTGCACGACCCTTGGCACGCGGCATAATGCGCTTCATGCTCGGGCCAGCGTCGACGAAAATCTTCGCGACTTTCAGATCATCGATATCTGCGCCATCGTTGTGTTCAGCGTTAGCAATGGCAGACTCCAGTACTTTCTTCACCAGACCAGCAGCTTTCTTGTTGGTATAGGTCAGAACTTCCAGAGCTTGCGACACTTTCTTACCGCGAATCAGGTCAGCCACCAGACGAACCTTTTGAGCAGAAGAACGAGCGTGGCGATGTTGAGCGATAGTTTCCATCTCTTCCTCCTACCTTAGCGCTTCTTGGCCTTTTTGTCGGCCGCATGGCCGCGATAAGTACGCGTCGGCGCGAATTCACCCAATTTGTGACCGACCATTTCATCGGCGACAAAAACGGGTACGTGCTGACGACCATTATGGACAGCGATGGTCAAACCGATCATTGTTGGAAAGATCGTTGAACGACGGGACCAAGTGCGAATAGGCTTCTTGTCACCGCTTTCCACCGCTTTCTCTACCTTCTTCAGCAAGTGCAGGTCAATAAATGGACCTTTCTTGAGAGAACGTGGCATGGTTTATCCTCTAATATTATTTGCTACGGCGACGTACGATGAACTTATCAGTAAGCTTATTGCTACGGGTCTTCTTACCTTTGGTCTGAATGCCCCACGGCGATACCGGGTGCTTACCAAAGTTACGACCTTCACCACCACCGTGCGGGTGGTCCACCGGGTTCATCGCCGTACCGCGAACGGTCGGACGGATGCCACGCCAGCGGCTGGCGCCGGCTTTACCAAGTACACGCAGCATATGTTCGGCATTACCTACTTCGCCCAGGGTCGCGCGGCATTCAGACTGAATTTTGCGCATCTCACCGGAACGCAGACGCAGCGTGACATAAGCGCCATCACGAGCCACGATCTGAACATAAGCACCGGCGGAACGCGCCAGCTGACCGCCTTTACCCGGTTTCATTTCCACGTTATGCACGGTGGAGCCAACCGGAATATTGCGCATCGGCAGAGCATTACCGGCTTTGATTGCCGCATCGACGCCAGATTGAATCTGATCACCGGCCTTCAGGCCTTTCGGTGCCAGGATGTAACGACGTTCACCATCTTTGTACAACACCAGCGCGATGTTGGCGGAACGGTTAGGATCATACTCCAGACGCTCTACCACTGCCGGGATACCGTCTTTATTGCGTTTGAAGTCAATCAGACGATAATGTTGCTTGTGGCCACCGCCGATATGGCGCGCAGTGATACGGCCATTGTTGTTACGGCCACCGGATTTGCTGAGGGTTTCCAGCAACGGGGCATAAGGTTTGCCCTTGTGCAGCTCAGGGTTGACCACTTTAACAACGTGGCGACGACCCGGAGATGTCGGTTTACATTTAACAATTGCCATTGTTCTTACTCCTTTTTACTTACTCTGCGCCGCCGATGAAGTCCAGGTTCTGGCTTTCTTTCAGGGTGACGTAAGCTTTTTTCCAGTCGCTACGACGACCGATACGCTGTCCGTGACGTTTGGTTTTCCCTTTGACAACCAGGGTACGCACGTCATTGACTTCGACTTCAAACAGTTTATGCACAGCGGCTTTGATTTCTACTTTGGTCGCATCTTTAGCTACTTTGAGAACGATGGTGTTGTGTTTTTCCATCGCGGTAGATGCTTTTTCAGAAACATGCGGCGCGCGCAGTACTTTTAGCAGACGTTCTTCACTAATCATGCCAGCATCTCCTCAACTTGCTTAACAGCGTCAGCCGTCATAACAACTTTGCCGAAGGCGATCAGGCTAACCGGGTCGATACCTTGGGCATCGCGTACGTCTACTTTGTAGAGGTTACGCGCGGCCAGGAACAGGTTTTCGTCCAGTTCGCCGGTAATGATCAGCACATCTTCCAACGCCATGTCTCTCAGTTTCTGTGACAGCAGCTTGGTTTTCGGCGCTTCGACAGAGAACTGTTCAACAACGATCAAACGATCCTGACGTACCAGTTCAGACAGGATGCTTTTCAGCGCCCCGCGGTACATCTTCTTATTTACTTTCTGACTGTGATCCTGCGGCTTGGCGGCAAAGGTAACGCCACCAGAACGCCAGAGCGGGCTCTTAACGCTACCGGAACGCGCACGGCCGGTACCCTTCTGACGCCAGGGTTTTTTACCGGAACCGGTGACTTCGGCACGGGTCTTCTGACCACGGGTCCCCTGACGGGCACCTGCTGCGTAAGCCACAACAACCTGGTGGACCAGCGCTTCGTTGAAGTCACGCCCGAAGGTAGTTTCGGAAACAGTCAGCGCGCTTTGCGCGTCTTTCAATACCAATTCCATTCCTATCTCCTCGACGTTACGCCTTGACAGCCGGTTTAACGATCAGGTCACCACCGGTTGCTCCCGGGACGGTGCCTTTGACCAGCAGCAGGTTGCGTTCTACGTCAACACGTACCACGTCCAGGCTCTGAACGGTTACGCGCTCGTTGCCCAGCTGGCCTGCCATTTTCTTGCCCTTGAATACTTTGCCCGGAGTCTGGTTCTGACCGATAGAACCCGGAACGCGGTGGGACAAGGAGTTACCGTGGGTAGCATCCTGGGTACGGAAATTCCAGCACTTTACAGTGCCGGCAAATCCTTTACCTTTGGAGGTACCAGTAACGTCGACTTTCTTAACATCAGCAAACAGTTCTACGGTGATGCTCTGGCCAACGATGACTTCTTCGCCGTCTTCGACGCGGAATTCCCACAGACCACGGCCGGCTTCAACGCCCACCTTCGCAAAATGACCGGCTTCCGGTTTGGTTACGCGGTTGGCTTTTTTGGTGCCGGCGGTAATCTGGATTGCGCGGTATCCGTCGTTTTCCAGATCTTTAACCTGGGTCACGCGGTTTGCTTCGATTTCAATAACGGTGACGGGGATAGAAACGCCATCTTCGGTGAAGATGCGAGTCATGCCCACTTTACGTCCGATTAAACCCTTCATTGTTTCAACCTCTCAATCGTTCAACGACCTGATTAACCCAGGCTGATCTGCACGTCTACACCGGCAGCCAGGTCCAGACACATCAGAGCATCAACGGTTTTTTCGGTTGGCTCAACGATGTCAACCAGACGCTTATGAGTGCGGATTTCATACTGATCGCGCGCATCTTTGTTGACGTGCGGAGAGATCAGAATGGTAAAGCGCTCTTTGCGGGTCGGCAGCGGGATCGGACCACGTACCTGGGC from the Candidatus Sodalis pierantonius str. SOPE genome contains:
- the rpsC gene encoding 30S ribosomal protein S3; translated protein: MGQKVHPNGIRLGIVKPWNSTWYANTKEFADNLDSDFKVRQFLTKELSKASVSRVVIERPAKSIRATIHTARPGIVIGKKGEDVEKLRKVVADIAGVPAQINIAEVRKPELDAKLVADSISSQLERRVMFRRAMKRAVQNAMRLGAKGIKVEVSGRLGGAEIARTEWYREGRVPLHTLRADIDYNTSEAHTTYGVIGVKVWIFKGEILGGMAAVEQPEPAAQPKKQQRKGRK
- the rplW gene encoding 50S ribosomal protein L23 yields the protein MISEERLLKVLRAPHVSEKASTAMEKHNTIVLKVAKDATKVEIKAAVHKLFEVEVNDVRTLVVKGKTKRHGQRIGRRSDWKKAYVTLKESQNLDFIGGAE
- the rplF gene encoding 50S ribosomal protein L6: MSRVAKAPVVIPAGVEVKLNGQDISIKGKNGELTRTIHEAVDVQHADNQLTFAPREGHANGWALAGTTRALLNGMVIGVTDGFIKKLQLVGVGYRAAVKGNVVNLSLGFSHPIDHQLPAGITAECPSQTEIVLKGADKQIIGQVAADLRAYRRPEPYKGKGVRYADEVVRTKEAKKK
- the rplP gene encoding 50S ribosomal protein L16 encodes the protein MLQPKRTKFRKMHKGRNRGLAAGTDVSFGTFGLKAVGRGRLTARQIEAARRAMTRAVKRQGKIWIRIFPDKPITEKPLEVRMGKGKGNVEYWVALIQPGKVLYEMDGVPEELAREAFKLAAAKLPIKTTFVTKTVM
- the rpsN gene encoding 30S ribosomal protein S14, coding for MAKQSMKAREVKRVKLADKFFAKRAELKTIISDVNASDEERWDAVLKLQTLPRDSSPSRQRNRCRQTGRPHAFLRKFGLSRIKVREAAMRGEIPGLRKASW
- the rpsJ gene encoding 30S ribosomal protein S10 — its product is MQNQRIRIRLKAFDHRLIDQSTAEIVETAKRTGAQVRGPIPLPTRKERFTILISPHVNKDARDQYEIRTHKRLVDIVEPTEKTVDALMCLDLAAGVDVQISLG
- the rplC gene encoding 50S ribosomal protein L3; this translates as MKGLIGRKVGMTRIFTEDGVSIPVTVIEIEANRVTQVKDLENDGYRAIQITAGTKKANRVTKPEAGHFAKVGVEAGRGLWEFRVEDGEEVIVGQSITVELFADVKKVDVTGTSKGKGFAGTVKCWNFRTQDATHGNSLSHRVPGSIGQNQTPGKVFKGKKMAGQLGNERVTVQSLDVVRVDVERNLLLVKGTVPGATGGDLIVKPAVKA
- the rpsH gene encoding 30S ribosomal protein S8; translated protein: MSMQDPIADMLTRIRNGQAANKTAVSMPSSKLKVAIANLLKEEGFIEDYKVEGDTMPTLELVLKYFQGKPVVESIQRISRPGLRIYKKKDALPKVMAGMGIAVVSTSKGLMTDRAARQAGLGGEIICYVA
- the rplV gene encoding 50S ribosomal protein L22 gives rise to the protein METIAQHRHARSSAQKVRLVADLIRGKKVSQALEVLTYTNKKAAGLVKKVLESAIANAEHNDGADIDDLKVAKIFVDAGPSMKRIMPRAKGRADRILKRTSHITVVVSDR
- the rpmC gene encoding 50S ribosomal protein L29, with translation MKANELREKSAEELNTELLNLLREQFNLRMQAASGQLQQTHLLKQVRRNVARVKTLLTEKAGA
- the rpsS gene encoding 30S ribosomal protein S19; the protein is MPRSLKKGPFIDLHLLKKVEKAVESGDKKPIRTWSRRSTIFPTMIGLTIAVHNGRQHVPVFVADEMVGHKLGEFAPTRTYRGHAADKKAKKR
- the rplE gene encoding 50S ribosomal protein L5, with translation MAKLHDYYKDEVVSQLMKQFGYHSVMQVPRVGKITLNMGVGEAIADKKLLDNATANLTAISGQKPLITKARKSVAGFKIRQGYPIGCKVTLRGERMWEFFERLISIAVPRIRDFRGLSAKSFDGRGNYSMGVREQIIFPEIDYDKVDRVRGLDITITTTAKSDDEGRALLTAFNFPFRK
- the rplB gene encoding 50S ribosomal protein L2, with the protein product MAIVKCKPTSPGRRHVVKVVNPELHKGKPYAPLLETLSKSGGRNNNGRITARHIGGGHKQHYRLIDFKRNKDGIPAVVERLEYDPNRSANIALVLYKDGERRYILAPKGLKAGDQIQSGVDAAIKAGNALPMRNIPVGSTVHNVEMKPGKGGQLARSAGAYVQIVARDGAYVTLRLRSGEMRKIQSECRATLGEVGNAEHMLRVLGKAGASRWRGIRPTVRGTAMNPVDHPHGGGEGRNFGKHPVSPWGIQTKGKKTRSNKLTDKFIVRRRSK
- the rplN gene encoding 50S ribosomal protein L14, whose translation is MIQEQTMLTVADNSGARRVMCIKVLGGSHRRYAGVGDIIKITIKEAIPRGKVKKGDVLKAVVVRTKKGVRRPDGSVVRFDGNACVLLNNNSEQPIGTRIFGPVTRELRTEKFMKIISLAPEVL
- the rplX gene encoding 50S ribosomal protein L24, translating into MAAKIRRDDEVIVLTGKDKGKRGKVKNVLSTGKAIVEGINLVKKHRKPVPAMNQPGGIVEKEAAIDLSNLAIFNAASSKADRVGFKIEDGKKVRVFKSNGETIK
- the rplD gene encoding 50S ribosomal protein L4, which codes for MELVLKDAQSALTVSETTFGRDFNEALVHQVVVAYAAGARQGTRGQKTRAEVTGSGKKPWRQKGTGRARSGSVKSPLWRSGGVTFAAKPQDHSQKVNKKMYRGALKSILSELVRQDRLIVVEQFSVEAPKTKLLSQKLRDMALEDVLIITGELDENLFLAARNLYKVDVRDAQGIDPVSLIAFGKVVMTADAVKQVEEMLA
- the rpsQ gene encoding 30S ribosomal protein S17, encoding MSDQIRTLQGRVVSDKMEKSIVVAIERFVKHPIYGKFIKRTTKLHVHDENNDSNIGDIVEISECRPISKTKSWTLVRVVEKAIL